A genomic segment from Nicotiana tabacum cultivar K326 chromosome 7, ASM71507v2, whole genome shotgun sequence encodes:
- the LOC142162257 gene encoding uncharacterized protein LOC142162257, with the protein MIEAEVEEFWRNMQCTRYSVIDQLKKMSAQIFLMSLLMSSDSHRNALVKVLNEAYVPAETTSEHFKTMEAQILEAHKITFHGDELPPEGLSHNKALHLIVKCRDKLIFRVFIDNGSALNIFPFTTLKALGIDIEKVREIHVNVRAFDGAQRSAIGEIDLALQIGTVEFIIEFQVLDISSIYSLLLGSSWIHMAGAVLSTLHQNVKFVWNHQKVVIHGEASNPIYPGNSIPIIDNVERLDGAIFHIEEIMTATRGKERDKVAKCVRDGGIKNVGEWFRAWSRTWSKVSWNSRANSVTRAEQHIWPRPILPLSQSFPKTVTIHELDEDAEYDLVEGIRNLFIADYNVILKDCTEMPTIWDVAPGDVLNNWTCTPSSVCRESCKQINKNVDTVNVICNETSEQNSKQDLEEYEEDVPPAELTKELEQFENKSKPNFDKTKLINLGNSEFIKETRISVHLTPSEYEKYVDLLRRHVDVFAWSYDDMPGLSTNIVSHKLPTDPSCPLILMDEDDVEKTSFIIPWGCDTYMRSMTTIFYDMIHKEIEVYVDDVIIKSRKSSDNLVDLKKFVDRLRRYNLKLNPAKCAFGVPALKLLGFIVSRRGIELDPSKIKAIQDLLPPKNQKDVMSFLGHLNYISRFIAQSTMICELIFKMLRKDATTKWIEEYQQAFDRIKEYLSNPPVLVPPKPGRSLLLYMSGSDNAFGCVLGQHDETGRKEKVIYYLSKKFTPYEARYTLLKRTCCALTWKTINGQALVDHFAENHVDEEYKSFRTYFPDEEILFAGEVISEAYSGWGMFFDGAANFKGVGVGVVLVSEFGLSNLSKTSVSVH; encoded by the exons ATGATAGAAGCTGAAGTAGAAGAGTTTTGGAGAAATATGCAATGTACCAGATACTCTGTTATAGACCAATTGAAGAAGATGTCGGCTCAAATTTTCCTCATGTCATTATTGATGAGTTCCGATAGCCACAGGAATGCTTTGGTAAAAGTActcaatgaagcatatgtgccagctGAGACAACTAGTGAACATTTCAAAACTATGGAAGCCCAAATTCTAGAAGCCCACAAGATTACTTTTCACGGGGATGAATTGCCGCCTGAAGGTCTAAGTCACAATAAAGCTTTGCATCTCATTGTCAAGTGCAGGGACAAGCTTATTTTTAGGGTTTTTATTGATAATGGTTCGGCACTCAATATATTTCCTTTCACTACCCTTAAAGCTTTGGGAATTGACATCGAAAAAGTTCGTGAAATTCATGTGAATGTTAGAGCTTTTGATGGAGCGCAAAGGAGTGCTATTGGTGAAATTGACTTAGCATTACAAATTGGTACTGTGGAGTTTATCATTGAATTTCAAGTTTTAGACATATCTTCTATTTATAGTTTATTGTTGGGAAGCTCGTGGATTCACATGGCCGGTGCAGTCCTTTCCACTTTGCACCAGAACGTGAAGTTTGTGTGGAATCACCAGAAAGTTGTGATTCATGGAGAAGCAAGCAATCCCATTTACCCCGGGAATTCGATCCCTATCATTGACAATGTGGAGAGGTTGGATGGAGCCATTTTCCACATTGAAGAAATTATGACTGCTACCCGAGGTAAAGAAAGAGATAAAGTTGCCAAGTGTGTTCGTGATGGTGGTATCAAAAATGTTGGAGAATGGTTTCGAGCCTGGTCGAGGACTTGGAGCAAGGTTTCATGGAATAGTAGAGCCAATTCAGTTACCAGGGCAGAACAACACATTTGGCCTAGG CCTATCCTGCCGCTAAGCCAGTCATTCCCCAAGACAGTTACTATTCATGAGCTAGATGAAGATGCTGAATATGACCTCGTTGAAGGAATCAGGAACCTATTCATTGCCGATTACAACGTGATTCTGAAAGATTGCACTGAGATGCCAACTATTTGGGATGTCGCACCTGGAGATGTTTTGAACAATTGGACTTGTACACCATCCTCGGTTTGCCGGGAGTCTTG caaacaaattaataaaaatgtCGACACCGTGAATGTGATATGCAATGAAACAAGTGAACAAAATAGCAAGCAAGATCTTGAAGAATATGAAGAAGATGTGCCGCCTGCAGAATTAACTAAAGAACTTGAGCAGTTTGAGAACAAGTCAAAACCAAATTTCGACAAAACAAAGCTTATAAATTTGGGAAATTCAGAGTTTATAAAAGAAACAAGAATTAGTGTCCATTTGACACCATCAGAATATGAGAAATATGTGGATCTTCTGAGACGACATGTCGATGTGTTCGcttggtcgtatgacgacatgcctgGTTTAAGCACTAATATTGTTTCCCATAAGTTGCCAACGGATCCATCTTGTCCCCTG attttgatggatgaagatGATGTTGAGAAGACATCGTTTATCATACCTTGGGGGT gtgatacatatatgagatCTATGACAACTATTTTTTATGACATGATCCATAAAGAGATTGAGGTCTATGTGgacgatgtcatcatcaagtcacGGAAGAGTTCAGATAACTTGGTAGACCTGAAGAAGTTTGTTGATAGGTTGCGGCGATATAatttgaagctgaatcccgcaaagtgtgcattcggagttCCGGCTTTAAAATTATTAGGTTTCATTGTCAGTAGAAGGGGCATAGAACTGGATCCTTCAAAGATAAAGGCTATCCAAGACCTTCTACCTCCAAAGAAtcagaaggacgtgatgagcttccttgGTCACCTTAACTACATCAGTCGTTTCATAGCCCAATCAACAATGATTTGTGAGCTAatattcaagatgctgaggaaagatgccacTACCAAATGGATAGAGGAATATCAACAAGCTTTTGATaggatcaaggaatatttatctAACCCACCTGTGCTGGTACCTCCGAAACCTGGAAGGTCGCTGTTGTTATACATGTCCGGATCAGATAATGCATTTGGATGtgttttggggcaacatgatgaaactgggAGGAAGGAGAAAGTcatatactacttgagcaagaagttcacaccataTGAAGCACGATATACTTTATTGAAACGCACTtgttgcgccttaacttgg AAGACCATCAACGGACAAGCTTTAGTTGACCACTTTGCAGAAAATCATGTGGATGAAGAATATAAGTCATTTAGGacatacttcccagatgaagaaaTATTGTTTGCTGGAGAAGTCATTTCAGAAGCATATTCCGGTTGgggaatgttctttgatggagccgcaaacttcaaaggagtcggAGTTGGAGTAGTATTAGTTTCAGAATTTGGACTATCCAATCTCAGCAAAACTTCGGTTTCTgtgcactaa